A single window of Venturia canescens isolate UGA chromosome 3, ASM1945775v1, whole genome shotgun sequence DNA harbors:
- the LOC122407817 gene encoding RNA polymerase II degradation factor 1-like isoform X1 yields the protein MRITLLIIPACLFAVTTARRVQIRPRIAEPQVYYEDEDTAEAEEEYAAPVAYQPRTRALHTPRSKDTLQSSKAPPVQTIRNYNKVNDDGSFTFGYEAADGSFKEETRGTDCVVRGKYGYVDPDGNKREFTYVSGNPCDPNAPREDDDDLPSKQPEDDISGPANYPSVRPLARPRPNYPQTTTARAPTTIFQTEYQLDDDASQELEEDTKPRLAPQSFRRPQQNYLQLESLQSEAQYPTSPAPTTSLYRLSTPAPRYQSLTTPSPIVRSRPTTPSYRAVETSTRSIPRERPQSVAITPRPRVAQVAAQYVSPSSTERPGVVYATRPQNSPVSSQRFASTTASTPQHHLNFAAELERYVNTVGVTRPSLETARPSSSTPNSIPSGKVKSNEPIYQSELVYDPTTGQYNTQLYQSLPQTVGDFSLSHKLQPFVAQQQSHIGIQQQAVPAPRQQSPLYRQPARPQSQIQASQARPQEAIFRQQQAELLQQSQQLYSQQQRRQQQQHQPSPPHRFQLLESQSDPQGFYYIQAPSGRGPVSPLSVGQIDQFLRGGNPNF from the coding sequence ATAATCCCGGCATGCCTGTTCGCCGTGACGACAGCTCGACGGGTTCAAATTCGTCCACGAATCGCAGAGCCCCAGGTTTATTACGAGGATGAAGATACGGCCGAAGCAGAGGAGGAATATGCTGCGCCAGTGGCTTATCAGCCTCGTACGCGTGCTCTTCACACGCCACGTTCCAAGGACACGTTGCAGTCGTCGAAAGCACCGCCAGTTCAGACGATACGTAATTACAACAAGGTGAACGACGATGGATCGTTCACTTTCGGTTATGAAGCGGCAGATGGTTCCTTCAAGGAGGAAACTCGGGGCACCGACTGCGTGGTACGCGGTAAATACGGCTACGTCGATCCGGACGGTAACAAGCGCGAGTTCACATACGTCTCGGGGAACCCTTGCGATCCCAACGCCCCGAgggaagacgacgacgatttgCCGTCGAAGCAGCCGGAGGACGACATCAGTGGGCCGGCTAATTATCCATCGGTGCGCCCGTTGGCGAGACCTCGACCGAATTACCCTCAGACAACGACCGCTCGTGCCCCAACGACTATATTCCAAACGGAGTATCAATTGGACGACGACGCCAGCCAGGAGTTGGAGGAAGATACAAAGCCCCGGTTAGCACCACAGTCCTTCCGCAGACCCCAACAAAATTATCTTCAACTCGAATCTCTACAGTCAGAAGCGCAATATCCTACATCCCCGGCACCGACTACCTCTCTGTATAGATTATCCACTCCGGCCCCGCGATATCAGAGTCTGACGACACCCTCCCCGATCGTTCGGTCAAGACCCACGACACCCTCCTACCGAGCCGTCGAGACGAGCACACGTTCCATACCTCGTGAAAGACCGCAATCCGTTGCTATCACCCCGAGACCTCGCGTTGCCCAAGTTGCCGCTCAGTACGTTTCGCCCAGCAGCACCGAGAGACCCGGGGTCGTTTACGCCACCCGCCCGCAAAACAGCCCTGTCTCGTCTCAGCGCTTCGCCAGCACGACTGCCAGCACGCCCCAGCACCATCTCAACTTTGCCGCTGAACTTGAACGTTACGTCAATACCGTAGGCGTTACAAGGCCCTCCCTGGAAACGGCACGTCCCTCCTCGTCGACGCCAAACTCTATACCCTCCGGCAAAGTTAAATCGAACGAGCCGATCTATCAGTCCGAGCTGGTTTACGATCCCACAACTGGTCAGTACAATACCCAACTCTATCAAAGCCTGCCTCAAACGGTGGGTGACTTTTCACTCAGTCACAAGCTCCAACCGTTCGTAGCCCAGCAACAGTCCCATATCGGTATCCAGCAACAAGCGGTTCCGGCACCTCGTCAACAGTCCCCGTTGTACAGACAACCAGCCCGGCCTCAGTCCCAGATACAGGCTAGTCAAGCCCGACCCCAGGAAGCTATCTTTCGACAACAACAGGCCGAACTTCTTCAGCAATCCCAGCAGCTCTATTCCCAACAACAGAGACGTCAACAGCAGCAACACCAACCATCGCCACCTCACAGATTCCAGCTTCTCGAGTCGCAATCGGATCCTCAGGGTTTCTACTACATCCAAGCACCCTCCGGCAGAGGCCCCGTTTCACCCTTATCAGTAGGTCAGATAGATCAGTTCCTCCGCGGGGGTAATCCTAACTTTTGA
- the LOC122407817 gene encoding RNA polymerase II degradation factor 1-like isoform X2, giving the protein MRITLLIIPACLFAVTTARRVQIRPRIAEPQVYYEDEDTAEAEEEYAAPVAYQPRTRALHTPRSKDTLQSSKAPPVQTIRNYNKVNDDGSFTFGYEAADGSFKEETRGTDCVVRGKYGYVDPDGNKREFTYVSGNPCDPNAPREDDDDLPSKQPEDDISGPANYPSVRPLARPRPNYPQTTTARAPTTIFQTEYQLDDDASQELEEDTKPRLAPQSFRRPQQNYLQLESLQSEAQYPTSPAPTTSLYRLSTPAPRYQSLTTPSPIVRSRPTTPSYRAVETSTRSIPRERPQSVAITPRPRVAQVAAQYVSPSSTERPGVVYATRPQNSPVSSQRFASTTASTPQHHLNFAAELERYVNTVGVTRPSLETARPSSSTPNSIPSGKVKSNEPIYQSELVYDPTTAQQQSHIGIQQQAVPAPRQQSPLYRQPARPQSQIQASQARPQEAIFRQQQAELLQQSQQLYSQQQRRQQQQHQPSPPHRFQLLESQSDPQGFYYIQAPSGRGPVSPLSVGQIDQFLRGGNPNF; this is encoded by the exons ATAATCCCGGCATGCCTGTTCGCCGTGACGACAGCTCGACGGGTTCAAATTCGTCCACGAATCGCAGAGCCCCAGGTTTATTACGAGGATGAAGATACGGCCGAAGCAGAGGAGGAATATGCTGCGCCAGTGGCTTATCAGCCTCGTACGCGTGCTCTTCACACGCCACGTTCCAAGGACACGTTGCAGTCGTCGAAAGCACCGCCAGTTCAGACGATACGTAATTACAACAAGGTGAACGACGATGGATCGTTCACTTTCGGTTATGAAGCGGCAGATGGTTCCTTCAAGGAGGAAACTCGGGGCACCGACTGCGTGGTACGCGGTAAATACGGCTACGTCGATCCGGACGGTAACAAGCGCGAGTTCACATACGTCTCGGGGAACCCTTGCGATCCCAACGCCCCGAgggaagacgacgacgatttgCCGTCGAAGCAGCCGGAGGACGACATCAGTGGGCCGGCTAATTATCCATCGGTGCGCCCGTTGGCGAGACCTCGACCGAATTACCCTCAGACAACGACCGCTCGTGCCCCAACGACTATATTCCAAACGGAGTATCAATTGGACGACGACGCCAGCCAGGAGTTGGAGGAAGATACAAAGCCCCGGTTAGCACCACAGTCCTTCCGCAGACCCCAACAAAATTATCTTCAACTCGAATCTCTACAGTCAGAAGCGCAATATCCTACATCCCCGGCACCGACTACCTCTCTGTATAGATTATCCACTCCGGCCCCGCGATATCAGAGTCTGACGACACCCTCCCCGATCGTTCGGTCAAGACCCACGACACCCTCCTACCGAGCCGTCGAGACGAGCACACGTTCCATACCTCGTGAAAGACCGCAATCCGTTGCTATCACCCCGAGACCTCGCGTTGCCCAAGTTGCCGCTCAGTACGTTTCGCCCAGCAGCACCGAGAGACCCGGGGTCGTTTACGCCACCCGCCCGCAAAACAGCCCTGTCTCGTCTCAGCGCTTCGCCAGCACGACTGCCAGCACGCCCCAGCACCATCTCAACTTTGCCGCTGAACTTGAACGTTACGTCAATACCGTAGGCGTTACAAGGCCCTCCCTGGAAACGGCACGTCCCTCCTCGTCGACGCCAAACTCTATACCCTCCGGCAAAGTTAAATCGAACGAGCCGATCTATCAGTCCGAGCTGGTTTACGATCCCACAACTG CCCAGCAACAGTCCCATATCGGTATCCAGCAACAAGCGGTTCCGGCACCTCGTCAACAGTCCCCGTTGTACAGACAACCAGCCCGGCCTCAGTCCCAGATACAGGCTAGTCAAGCCCGACCCCAGGAAGCTATCTTTCGACAACAACAGGCCGAACTTCTTCAGCAATCCCAGCAGCTCTATTCCCAACAACAGAGACGTCAACAGCAGCAACACCAACCATCGCCACCTCACAGATTCCAGCTTCTCGAGTCGCAATCGGATCCTCAGGGTTTCTACTACATCCAAGCACCCTCCGGCAGAGGCCCCGTTTCACCCTTATCAGTAGGTCAGATAGATCAGTTCCTCCGCGGGGGTAATCCTAACTTTTGA